GGTCACCTCGATTTACTTCGAGAGGCGTCCGAGCGACTGACCGCGAGGCGGGCGGCGGACGAACCGGCGGATCGAACGGCAGGAATGCGGCGGAACCCAAACGCTTGAATTCTCGCGGTCGCTTTAGAGAGACAATGACTGACCTCGCGGAGTCGCCGGCCGTTCGCCGGCTCGCGGACTGGGATCCGGCCGACCTCCAGTCGCTCGTCGGCGAGTACGGCTCGCCGCTGTACGTCCTCGATCTCGAGCGCGTCCGACAGAACTATCGACGGCTCGAGGCCGCCTTTCCCGATGCGGAGATCCTCTATGCGGTGAAAGCGAACGCGCTGGGTGACGTTCTTACGACGCTACGCGAAGCAGGCGCCGGCCTCGAATGCGCCTCCGCCGGCGAAGTGAAACGGGCGCTCGACGCCGGGGCCTCGGGCGACGAGGTCCACTACACCGCGGTCAACCCGCCCGCCCGCGACCTCGACTGGCTCGTCGACGCCTGGCGGGATCATCCGGACCTGACGGTCACCGCCGGCTCCGAGGACACGATCGATCGCCTGGCCGACCGTGGCTACAACGGGCGGCTCTGTCTCCGGGTCAATCCGGGGATCGGCGCGGGCCACCACGAGAAGGTGCGGACGGGTGCGGCCGCGAAGTTCGGCGTGCCGGCCGAGCGGGCGGTCGAGGTGCTCGCGAACGCCGCCGACCGCGGCTTCGACGTCGTCGGGATCCACGCCCACGTCGGCTCCGGGGTCTCGAGCGACCAGCTCGACGCCCACCGGGAGTTCGTCGCGCGGATGGGCGATCTGGCGCGAGACGTAAGCGAGGCACTCGGCGGAAGTGGCCTCGAGTTCGTCGACGTCGGCGGCGGCTTCGGCGTGCCCTACCGGGAAGACGAGGAGCCGCTGGAGCTGGGGAGCGTCGCCGACGCGACCCGCGAGGCGCTCGGCGAGCTGGACGCGCGACTGACGATCGAACCAGGCCGGTACTTCGTGGCGGACGCGGGCGTGCTCCTGACTGCGGTCAACACCGTCAAGGCAGCCCGCGAGACGACCGTCGTGGGCGTCGACGCGGGGATGACGACGCTGCTCCGGCCCGCGATGTACGACGCGTATCACCCGATCCGGAACGTGACCGTCGACGCGGCGGCCGCGAACGGCGACGACGGTAGCGAACGAGAGCGGCTCCCGCAGACCGTCGCCGGTCCCATCTGCGAGAGCGGCGACGTCTTCTGTTCGGACCGCGAACTCCCGAAAAGCGAGCGGGGAGACGTCCTCGCGATCGGCAACGCGGGCGCCTACGGCTACGAGATGGCGAACCAGTACAACTCCCGGCCCCGGCCCGCGTCGGTCGTCGTCGACGGCAACGCGGTTTGGGTCTCGCGACAGCGGGAGGATGTCGAAGACGTGATACGTCCGGAGCGGGCGGCGAGCGACGGATTGAAGACGACACCGCCCCGAGGAGAGTGACACGACGACCCGTGGTCGCCGGTCGCGGACATCCCCGACGGCGACCGCGAGTGCACACACCACTGATCGCACGATGAGCGTTCCATTCCAGAAGTACCACGGCACCGGCAACGACTTTCTAATTATCCACGCGGACGAATACGTCCCCGACCGAGGCGCGCTCGCCGAACGCGAGTGCGACCGTGACGACGGCGTCGGTGCCGACGGCATCCTCTATCTCGCCCTCGAAGAGCGGTTCAGCCCGCCGCGCGTCGTCATGACGCTGGTCCAGCCCGACGGCGCGACGGCCCCGATGTGCGGCAACGGCGCGCGCTGTGCCGCCGAGTGGGCCATGCGGCGGACCGGCGCCGACAGCGTGATGATCGATACCCAGGCCGGCACCCTGCGCGCCGACCGGACCGACGCGGACGACATCATCATCGAAATGGGAACGCCCACGTTCGACCCCGCCGAGGTCCCGGTCCGGGCCGACGAACCGGTCTTCGGGGAAGAGATCGAGGGCCTCGACGTGACGATGGTCAACACCGGCGTCCCCCACGCCGTCGCGTTCGTCGACGACGTTCCCGACGAGTTCTTCGAATCGGAAGTCAGTCGGTCCTCGTCCGACGCGATCGACGACGTCGATCTCGAGACGATCGCCCCGCCCGTCCGCTACGGTGACGCATTCCCGAAGGGGACGAACGTCACGATCGCCAGCCCCGACGGCTCCGGCGGCTTCCGCCAGCGGACCTACGAGCGCGGCGTCGAGGGCGAAACGGACTCCTGTGGCACCGGCGCGGTCGCGATCGCCGTCGTCGCGCGCCGACTCGGCCGCACCGACGCCGACCCCGTCGCCGTCTCGCCGCCAGGCGGCGACCTGCGAGTGAGCTTCAACGAGCGCGGGAACGCGACGCTGGCCGGGCCCGTCGAACACGAGTTCGACGGCGAAGTGACCGTCGAGTCGCCGGCCGAGCAGTGAGCGCGTTCGATCCCATCGACTTCCTCGCGGAAGCCGTCCGGCAGCCCTCCCACGAGGACGTCGACCCGATGCGGGAGATCCTCTGCGAGACCCTCGAAGACCGCGGCGTCGCGCCCCGGGTCGACGCCGGCGGAAACGTGCTCGCGACCCGCGGGCCGGTCGACGCCGACACGCACGTCGTGCTGAACACCCACATCGACACCGTCTCGCCGCACGTACCGTTCGAGCGCGACGCGGACGGTCCCGAAGCCGGCGGGGACGGGGGCGGAGGCGGGGGCGACGTGATTCGCGGTCGCGGCTCCTGCGACGCGAAGGGGCCCCTCGCCGCGTTGCTCGCAGCCTTCTTCGCGGTCGAGCCGACCAACGGCCGAGTCACGCTCGCGATCACCCCCGATGAGGAACTGCTCTCGACGGGCGCGTACGATCTGGTCTCGGGCGAGGACTCGCCCACCCGAGACGCGGACGCGGTGATCGTCGGCGAACCCACCGACCTCGACGTCTGCACGGCCGCGAAGGGGCGCTTTCAGGGAACGGTCCATCTCTCCGGCGCGAACGCCCACGCCGCCGAGCCCGAGACAGGAACCGACGCCGTCGCCGCCCTCGAAGGGACGCTCGCGGCGATCCGGACGTTCGACGAGCGCGACGACGCGCCGCCGACTCACCCGCAACTCGGGGCGGCGACGCTCACCCCTACTGTCGTCGAGGGCGGCGAGGCCACGAACCAGGTGCCCGCCGACTGCGCGCTGACGGTCGACCGCCGGAGCGTCCCCCCGGAGACCGCCGACGAGTTTCACGAGGCGCTGACCGCACACCTGCGAGCCGCCGTCCCCGAGGACGTCGGCCTCGAATTCCGCTTTACTGACCGGCCGACGCCGTTCCTCGAGGCCTGGGACACCGATCCCGACGCGCGGATCGTCGACCTCCTCGCGGACGCGGCCGGCGGCGACGTCCGCCCCTTCACCGCGGCGACGGAGGCCTCCTACTTCGCGGCCGACGCGCCGACGGTCGTCTTCGGGCCAGGCGTGCTCGCCGACGACGAGGGCGCCGTCGCGCACGCGCCGCGGGAGTACGTGCGGGTCGAAGCCGTCCGCGAGGCGGCGCGAGCGCTGGAGGCAACGCTGGCCGGCCTGGTCGCGTAACGGGCTCGCTACGAGACGACCGATCGAACGTATTTTCCGCTT
This window of the Natrinema salifodinae genome carries:
- the lysA gene encoding diaminopimelate decarboxylase is translated as MTDLAESPAVRRLADWDPADLQSLVGEYGSPLYVLDLERVRQNYRRLEAAFPDAEILYAVKANALGDVLTTLREAGAGLECASAGEVKRALDAGASGDEVHYTAVNPPARDLDWLVDAWRDHPDLTVTAGSEDTIDRLADRGYNGRLCLRVNPGIGAGHHEKVRTGAAAKFGVPAERAVEVLANAADRGFDVVGIHAHVGSGVSSDQLDAHREFVARMGDLARDVSEALGGSGLEFVDVGGGFGVPYREDEEPLELGSVADATREALGELDARLTIEPGRYFVADAGVLLTAVNTVKAARETTVVGVDAGMTTLLRPAMYDAYHPIRNVTVDAAAANGDDGSERERLPQTVAGPICESGDVFCSDRELPKSERGDVLAIGNAGAYGYEMANQYNSRPRPASVVVDGNAVWVSRQREDVEDVIRPERAASDGLKTTPPRGE
- the dapF gene encoding diaminopimelate epimerase, with protein sequence MSVPFQKYHGTGNDFLIIHADEYVPDRGALAERECDRDDGVGADGILYLALEERFSPPRVVMTLVQPDGATAPMCGNGARCAAEWAMRRTGADSVMIDTQAGTLRADRTDADDIIIEMGTPTFDPAEVPVRADEPVFGEEIEGLDVTMVNTGVPHAVAFVDDVPDEFFESEVSRSSSDAIDDVDLETIAPPVRYGDAFPKGTNVTIASPDGSGGFRQRTYERGVEGETDSCGTGAVAIAVVARRLGRTDADPVAVSPPGGDLRVSFNERGNATLAGPVEHEFDGEVTVESPAEQ
- a CDS encoding M20 family metallopeptidase; the protein is MSAFDPIDFLAEAVRQPSHEDVDPMREILCETLEDRGVAPRVDAGGNVLATRGPVDADTHVVLNTHIDTVSPHVPFERDADGPEAGGDGGGGGGDVIRGRGSCDAKGPLAALLAAFFAVEPTNGRVTLAITPDEELLSTGAYDLVSGEDSPTRDADAVIVGEPTDLDVCTAAKGRFQGTVHLSGANAHAAEPETGTDAVAALEGTLAAIRTFDERDDAPPTHPQLGAATLTPTVVEGGEATNQVPADCALTVDRRSVPPETADEFHEALTAHLRAAVPEDVGLEFRFTDRPTPFLEAWDTDPDARIVDLLADAAGGDVRPFTAATEASYFAADAPTVVFGPGVLADDEGAVAHAPREYVRVEAVREAARALEATLAGLVA